ATTTTCAATAATGTCTTAGTTATGATAATATGTTTATTGTAAAATAAACTGGGAGGTAAAAATAATGTATAATATTAAAAAAATATTTTTCAATTTAATTTTAGTAGGAATTTTATTATTTGTTTTTTCATTTAATATTTATGCTGTAGATTATCCTAACAAAGCAATAGATTTGATTGTTCCCTGGAGTTCTGGAGGAATAACTGATACAACTGCTCGTGCTTTTGCTCCTCATTTTGAAAAAAGTCTGGAGCAATCAATTACAATTGTAAATAGACCTGGTGCTTCTGGAGCAGTTGGGACAGAAGCTGCTTACAGTAAAAAAGCAGATGGTTATACAGTATTATTATCTGCTGAGACCCCTGCCACTTTTCAGGTCATGGGAATGAGTGAGTTAAGTTTTGAAGATTTTGAACCAATTATGATGTTAGTTGCAGCAGAAAGAGTATTGGTAGTTCCTGAAGATTCCCCATATAAGAATATTAATCAATTGATAGCAGATATTAAAGATAATCCAGGAGATATCAAAATGTCTTATTCTGGCCCTGGGGCAAGTGGGCATATTCTAGGTCTTTTATTGGAAAAAGCTAATTTGAAGCTCAGGAAAATACCTGCTGGCGGAGGCCATGAAGCTATGATTGAAACGATAAGTGGAAGAGTAGATTTTACTCTTGCTAATTTATCCACTGTGCTGGATTATATTAAAAAAGGTGACCTGAGAGTACTTGCCGTATTAGATGAGAAACCTTCTGATAAAGTGGATGCCCCACCTTTAACTAAAGCTTTACCAGAATTAAAACCATATTTACCACTTGATTTTCCCAATTGTTTACTTGTCAAAAAAGGCACCCCGGAAGAACGAATCGAAGTTTTAAAAAAGGCAGCAAAAAAGGCTGCTTCAGCTAAGGGATGGATTGAATTTACAAGTAATAATCATTACAAAAGAATGGATCAGCTAACAGGTAAGGAAGTTACAAATTACTGGAAAGACTGGAAATCACTTGTGAACTGGATGCTATATGAAGCAGGAGCAACAGAATATAGTCCGGAGAAGTTTGATATACCTAGATATGAAGATTAGAAGGTGAGTTAAATGAAAAAATTAATAAAAAATTCTCTTTTTGTTCAGGGTTTAATATTTTTGATTTTTTCTATTTTTATTATTAATAGAGCTTATAATATGAGAGATTTTGGAGAATCTTTTCTTAGTCCTGGTATATTTCCGGCGTTATTTGGTGGAGTTCTATTAATATTATCATTAAACTTAATTATTAGAGGTTATAAAGAAGTGAAAAAATCAGGAAAAAACATAAATTATGATAATATTGACAAAGTAAGTCTTTTAAATGTGATTTTTATTGTAATGATTTCTCTTATATACTTATGGGCTTTAAGTTATTTAGGTTTTATAATATCTTCTATAGTATATTTATTTATTTTTATGTTTTATATAGGTGAAAGACGAATTTGGATTTTAATAGCAATTTCTATTTTGACTCCATTGATAAGTTATCTGATATTTAGTATAGGATTGGGGATAAGTCTGCCATAGTAGGGATATAATTTTTGTGGAGGTGTAAAAATTGATTTGGGACATATTACAACAAATAAATCCAGCTTTAATAGGCTTAGTTTTTTTAGGAGCTACTTCCGGTCTTTTAGTTGGCTCTATACCTGGTCTTTCAGTTACTATGGCTACTGCTATTTTGGTGACAGTTACTTATTCCTGGACAATTGAAAATGCTATGGCCCTTATTATGGGTTTATATGTTGCTGGTGTTTTTTCTGGAGCAGTCTCAGCAATTTTGATTAATATACCAGGAGCTCCGGCAGCTGTAATTACCAAACTGGATGGTTTTCCCATGACTGAAAAAGGTGAAGCGGCTGAAGCTTTATGGATAGCAACTTTTCAATCTTTTATAGGAAGTTTAGTTGGATTATTTTTATTGGCCATTTTAGCAAAACCAATTACTAATATAGCTTTACAATTTAGTCCTTTAGATTATTTTTTAATTGCTGTATTTGGGTTGACAGCAGTTGGGGCTTTGACAGCAAAAGATTATACTAAAGGTTTAATTAGTGCAATAATAGGATTGTTTTTAAGTTCTATTGGTAGAGAAGCTATTATGGGGACAGCCAGATTTTCTTTTGGTATTACTAATTTACAGGCAGGAATAAACCTTATAGCTGCTTTAATAGGTTTATTTGGCTTCACTGAAGTTTTGACTCAGATTTATAGAGGAAGTTATTCCGCTATTGCAAATAAAGCAGGAAAAGTTAAACCAGATTTTAAAGGGGCGCTAAAACATTTATCATTATCTATAAGATCTTCTATTATTGGTACTTTTATTGGAGCTTTACCGGGTTGTGGAGGACCTGTTGCTGCTTTAATTTCTTATGATTCAGCTAAAAAAACTGTCAAAAATCCTACTCGACCTTTTGGAGAAGGAGCGGAAGAAGGAATAGTAGCCAGTGAAGCAGCTAATAATGCCTGTGTTGGTGGAGCCTTAATACCTATGTTGACTTTAGGGATACCCGGAGATGCAGTAACAGCAGTTATCTTAGCAGCTTTTTTGGTACACGGTTTAAGTCCAGGACCTCTTTTGTTTTCAGAGTCTCCTGAGTTGTTTCATTTAATACTTGCTGGAGGTTTTATAGGTTCTATTTCTATGTTAATTTTAGGAATAACAGTTGTTCCTAGATTATCTAAAGTAGTATTAATTCCTAAGAAAATATTATTACCAGTTGTTTCTGTTTTGTGTGTA
The genomic region above belongs to Halanaerobiales bacterium and contains:
- a CDS encoding tripartite tricarboxylate transporter substrate binding protein; the protein is MYNIKKIFFNLILVGILLFVFSFNIYAVDYPNKAIDLIVPWSSGGITDTTARAFAPHFEKSLEQSITIVNRPGASGAVGTEAAYSKKADGYTVLLSAETPATFQVMGMSELSFEDFEPIMMLVAAERVLVVPEDSPYKNINQLIADIKDNPGDIKMSYSGPGASGHILGLLLEKANLKLRKIPAGGGHEAMIETISGRVDFTLANLSTVLDYIKKGDLRVLAVLDEKPSDKVDAPPLTKALPELKPYLPLDFPNCLLVKKGTPEERIEVLKKAAKKAASAKGWIEFTSNNHYKRMDQLTGKEVTNYWKDWKSLVNWMLYEAGATEYSPEKFDIPRYED
- a CDS encoding tripartite tricarboxylate transporter TctB family protein, which produces MKKLIKNSLFVQGLIFLIFSIFIINRAYNMRDFGESFLSPGIFPALFGGVLLILSLNLIIRGYKEVKKSGKNINYDNIDKVSLLNVIFIVMISLIYLWALSYLGFIISSIVYLFIFMFYIGERRIWILIAISILTPLISYLIFSIGLGISLP
- a CDS encoding tripartite tricarboxylate transporter permease, whose translation is MIWDILQQINPALIGLVFLGATSGLLVGSIPGLSVTMATAILVTVTYSWTIENAMALIMGLYVAGVFSGAVSAILINIPGAPAAVITKLDGFPMTEKGEAAEALWIATFQSFIGSLVGLFLLAILAKPITNIALQFSPLDYFLIAVFGLTAVGALTAKDYTKGLISAIIGLFLSSIGREAIMGTARFSFGITNLQAGINLIAALIGLFGFTEVLTQIYRGSYSAIANKAGKVKPDFKGALKHLSLSIRSSIIGTFIGALPGCGGPVAALISYDSAKKTVKNPTRPFGEGAEEGIVASEAANNACVGGALIPMLTLGIPGDAVTAVILAAFLVHGLSPGPLLFSESPELFHLILAGGFIGSISMLILGITVVPRLSKVVLIPKKILLPVVSVLCVIGSYAVNNSIFDVLVMMIIGFLGFILKNYDYPIAPIVLALVLGDIMDPSFRRAFAYVPSIP